CTGAACGAAAACAAGATCAACGCCGCCCGCGAGCGCGTGAATCAACTCAACAACCAATTGTTCGGCCTCCAAAACCGCATCGAAAACTTCCATCACCTCATCGAAACGGGCAATAAGCGCCTCGCTGAAATGGAAGCCTCCCTCGCGTCCAACGAACAGTCGATTTCTTCCGTCCGCGAAGAGCTGGATGGACTGAACGACCGCGTCCACAGCCTGCAGGACAATATCGCCGCCGCAGAAAAAGCCAGCCAGGAAGCCGAGCAGCAATTCAACCAGGCGAACGTCCAGTTCAATAACCAGAACCTCCAGCACACACGCCAGCAAAGCAAGGTGCAGGCCCTCAAACAGGAACTGGAATTCAAGCGCAAACAGCTCACCGACCTGCACACGCAGATCGAAAGCAACCGCAAACAGCTGGAAGACACCGCCGGCAACATCGCCGCCGCGGAAGACCGCCTCAGCACTTCGGAAGACGGCCTGGTGGAACTGTTCCGCCGCCGCGAAGAAGAAGAAAAAGCCGTTAACGAAAAAGACCAGGAATACTATAATTTCCGTAACCACCTCCAGGAACTGGAAAGCATTCTACGCTCCAAGCAGAAAACGCGCGACCTGCTCGACCAGCAGCTCAACCAGATCAAGGATAAGGTGAACGAACTGAAGCTCCAGCTCGCTTCCATGAAGGAGCGCCTGAGCGTGGAGTTTAAAGTCAACCTCGACGAAATCCTCGACGAAGACCGCACCGGCACGCAATCTGTAGAAGACCTGCAAGCCAACGCCGAAAGGCTGAAGAAACGGCTGGAGAACATGGGCGAGATCAACCCCACGGCCATCGAGGCGTATACGGAAATGAAGAAGCGCTACGAGTTCATCCTCGAGCAGAAGAACGACCTGGTGAGCGCCAAGGAATCGCTGATGGCGACCATCCAGGAAGTGGAGTCTACGGCCAACCAGAAGTTCCTCGACACGTTCAACCAGGTGAAGGAGAACTTCATCCGCGTGTTCAAGGCGTTGTTTACCGAAGAAGACCAATGTGACATGATCCTGAACGACCCCACCAACCTGGCGGATACCGGCATCGAGATCATCGCCAAGCCGAAAGGGAAACGTCCCGCCGCGATCACGCAGTTGTCGGGAGGAGAGAAGACCCTGACCGCCACGGCGCTTCTGTTCGCCATTTACCTCATCAAGCCAGCGCCGTTCTGTATCCTTGATGAGGTGGACGCGCCGCTCGATGACGCCAACGTTGGCAAATTCACCAACATGATCCGCAAGTTCTCCGACAACTCGCAGTTCATCATTGTAACGCACAACAAGCAAACGATGGCCGCGGTAGACGTGATCTACGGCGTTACCATGCAGGAGCCCGGCGTGAGCAAACTGGTGCCTGTAGACTTCCGCAGCCTCAATTAATAAAGCATTACTTTTGATAAACAACAGGCGCCTCTTCCCGGGGCGCCTGTTGCCGTTTATTATCAGCCCGTTAAACAGCAGTATCCGGCACAAAGATTGTGCAGCAACCCCAAACCGGGTACATGAACTTACAGCCGAAAGACGAATTGACGGTACAGGAAGCAGACAAAGGCCTGAAGCGGGTAGTATGGGACGGGTTGTTTTCGGAAGCGATGACGACGCTGACGGGTGGGGCCTTCATCATCGCCATGGCCATCCTGATGGATGCGAATAACCTGCAATTGGGGCTGATCGCCGCTTTGCCGACGATGGTGAACGTATTCCAGCTGATATCCGTCTGGCTCGTGCGGCAATTCAATAACCGGCGCGCCATTACAGTTTATTGTTCTTTGCTGGCGCGGTTTCCGCTCATCCTGGTGGGGCTGGTGCCGATATTATTCCCCGGTTTTCTTTCGCTTGAATTACTGATCCCGGTACTTTTCTTCTACTACTTATCGGGCGCCATCGCGGGCGCCAGTTGGAATTCCTGGATGAAAGACCTGATCCCCGACAACCGGCTGGGCGCTTTCTTCGGGCGGCGCAGCGCGTTTATGCAGACGCTAAACGTGGTCTTGAGCCTGTTGCTGGCGTTGGGGCTCGATTTTGTGAAAGACAATCATCCGGAATGGGAGCTGCAGAGTTACGGGGCGATGTTTGTGCTGGCGGGTACATCGGGCATAATTGGTTCTGCGATGCTGGCGGCTACGCCGGAGCCGAAGAAGATCATGCCGCGGGAAAATCTGTTCGTGATGCTCCGCCGCCCGTTGCGCGACGCCAACTTCAGGCGGTTGCTGGTTTTCAACTCCGCCTGGGTGTTTGCGGTCAACATCGCGATGCCGTTCTTTAATGTGTTTATGATGAAAAGCATGAACCTGCCGCTGTCGTACATCATCGGATTTACGATCCTGAGCCAGGTGAGCAGCATCCTCACGATCCGTATTTGGGGGAAATTCGCGGACCGGTACAGCAACAAGACCATCATCGCCATCGGAGCGCCAATCTACATTATTTGCCTGCTCGCCTGGTGCTTTGTGGGGATCTGGAGTTTTATGTGGCCGAACCTGTTGTTGCTGTCCGTCATTCATATCATGATGGGATTATCGAACGCGGGGATCAATCTCAGCTTAACGAATATCGGCCTGAAACTCGCGCCTACGGCCGACGCGATCATCTATCTCTCCGCCAAGAACATCGTTACCGCGATCTTTTCCGCCCTGGCGCCGCTGGCCGGCGGTTTACTGGCCGATTACTTCACCGGCCGCCATCTGAAGGTGGACGCGGAATGGGGCGGGCCCCGTTGGACCAAATCCCTGCATATCATTGAACTGCAGGACTGGAATTTCCTTTTCCTGATCGGCGCGTTGCTGGCGCTCGTCGCGGTAAACCTGTTGGGGAAGGTGAAGGAGAAAGGGGAGGTGGAGAAGGATGTGGTGGTGCGGATCATGCGCAGTACCGTGCGGAACAACCTGAAGGACCTGTTCGTGATCGGCAGCCTGATGAACGGCTATTCCCATATCCGGGACGTGTTCCGCCGCCGGTTTTTCTGATGGATGATTCCGGCCGCTGATCCCTATTTACATCGTTTTTGCCCCTTCACGCCGTATTTTAGCCTCCGCAATTTTTTGACTATCGGACAAGGATTTGTATATTTTCGGCTAATTACAATCGATTTCCACGCATGACGGCAGGCTTTAACACCAGGATTTGGACATATTTCTGCGGATTTCTTGCCCTTTCGGGCATATCGGCCTGCCAGCAAGCGGGCAAACCCGGCAAAGCGGACTCGCTCGCCATGCGCGCTGCGTTCGCGGAAAGCCCCGTGCTTACGGCACAACAATCGCTTGAAACGTTCCGGCTCGAAAACGGGTTTACGGCCCAGGTAGTAGCGGCAGAGCCCCAGGTCATCGTGCCCGTCGCCATGACGTTCGACCATCGCGGCCGCATGTGGGTGGCGGAGATGACCGGCTACATGCCCGATACCGCGGGCACCGGGGAAGACGCGCCTAACGGGAAGATCGTTATCCTCGAAGACACCAACGGCGACGGTACCGCCGATACCCGCACCGTTTTCCTCGACTCGCTCGTGCTCCCCCGCGCCCTTGCCATCATTAATAATGGTCTGCTCGTAGCTGAGCCCCCGCGCCTGTGGTTCGTCGAAATCATCAACGATAAACCCGGCCGCAAAACCCTCGTCGATTCCGGCTACACCGAAGGCGGCAACGTGGAACACCAGCCCAACGGTCTCCTCCGCGCCATGGACAACTGGATCTACTCCGCCAAATCGTCCAAACGCTATCGTTTCGAAAAAGGAAAATGGAAAAAGGAAGACACCCACTTCCGCGGGCAATGGGGCATCACGCAAGACGACCAGGGCCGGCTTTACTATAACAACAACTCCGAAAACCTGCTCGGCGATTACTTCTCCCCGGGCCTCGGCAGCCATAATCCCAACCAGCGCCGCGTAGAAGGGTTCGATGAAAATATTGTCCCCGATAACCGAACGTACCCCATCCGCCCCACGCCGGGCGTGAACCGCGGGTACATGAAAGGCGTGCTCGACGACAGCCTTCGCCTCGTGAACTTCACCGCGGCCTGCGGACCGGTGATTTACCGCGATCCGTTATTCGGAGAAGGATTCAACGGCAACGCCTTTGTGGCGGAGCCTTCCGCCAACCTCATCAAACGCAACGTGCTGCGCGACAGCGGTTATTTCGTACGGGGCAAACAAGCCTATGCCGGCCGCGAATTCCTCGCCAGCACCGACGAGCGCTTCCGCCCCGTCAACCTCAGCCTGGGGCCTGATGGCGCGCTGTATATCCTGGACATGTATCGCGGCATCATCCAGCATAAAACGTATCTCACGCCTTACCTGAAAAAGGAAATCGGCATGCGCGAACTGAGCGACCCGCTGAACTGCGGCCGCATCTACCGTATTTTCCCTACCGGTGCGAAACCGGTTGCCTTCCAGCTGAAAGCAGATCCCGCGTCACTGATCGCCGCATTGGATCATCAAAACGGCTGGATCCGCGACAAAGCCCAGCAAATGCTTGTCGACGCTCAGCAACAAGCGGTTGTTCCACAGCTCCGGGCCCGTCTCGGGCAACCCGGCATCGGGCGCATCCATGCCATGTGGGCGCTGGAAGGCCTGCATGCCATCACCGCCGCGGATCTGCTGCCGCTACTCGATACCAGCGATGCGGCGCTGTGCCGGCAGGCATTGTCCGTATTGCCTTCCATCCTCAACAAAACGAATGCGGCGCAATTGCGCGCCAGATTGGCGGTGGCGGCAACATCGGCGCAAACGGCTCCCGCGGTCGCATACATCCTGCCCGCCTTCGCGAAATCCGACGCGCCGGGCGCGCAAACCCTCCTGGCTGCCATCTGGCAACGATTCCCGGATAGCAAAATCGTGGCCGACGCCGTGATCGGCAATGCGCATAACAAAGAACAAGCACTGCTGACGGCCATCACGCAATGGAACCCGGACACGAACCTGGTGGTGCGCCGCCGGCTCGAAAAGGTGCTGGTCGATATTTCCAACCATCGCAAAGCACGGCTCGACGAAGCCCTTATCAAAGAATATCCCCGCGGCAACCTGCTCTTCAAAACCATCTGTCAAACCTGCCATGGCGCGGATGGAGAAGGCATCCAATCGCTCGCGCCGCCGCTCAACCATTCCGAACTGGTGACGGGCAAAAAAGAACGCCTCATCGCCATCGTGCTGTACGGATTAACGGGCCCGGTGCAGGTGAACGGCAAACTCTACAAATCGCCCGAAATCAACGGTGATATGCCGGGCATTGCAAGCAACGACGAATTCTCTGACAGCGACATCGCGCAGCTGATGAGCTTTATCCGAAACGCCTGGAGCAACAAAGCCGAAAAGGTGACGGAAAGGGAGGTGCAGGCCGTTCGCAAGCAATACAAAGGCCGCCAGAAGTCGTTTACGATGGAAGAGCTGAAGTGATTCCCTTACAACACGAAATGCTTTCCGGTAGCCACATTCCGGAATTCCCCGCTGTTTTTTTGCGCGAAAATGATATCGAGTATACCCGCTGCGGAGGCTTCCGGCAGCATTGGCGCCTGATCGCCGCCCA
Above is a genomic segment from Chitinophaga pollutisoli containing:
- a CDS encoding MFS transporter, with amino-acid sequence MNLQPKDELTVQEADKGLKRVVWDGLFSEAMTTLTGGAFIIAMAILMDANNLQLGLIAALPTMVNVFQLISVWLVRQFNNRRAITVYCSLLARFPLILVGLVPILFPGFLSLELLIPVLFFYYLSGAIAGASWNSWMKDLIPDNRLGAFFGRRSAFMQTLNVVLSLLLALGLDFVKDNHPEWELQSYGAMFVLAGTSGIIGSAMLAATPEPKKIMPRENLFVMLRRPLRDANFRRLLVFNSAWVFAVNIAMPFFNVFMMKSMNLPLSYIIGFTILSQVSSILTIRIWGKFADRYSNKTIIAIGAPIYIICLLAWCFVGIWSFMWPNLLLLSVIHIMMGLSNAGINLSLTNIGLKLAPTADAIIYLSAKNIVTAIFSALAPLAGGLLADYFTGRHLKVDAEWGGPRWTKSLHIIELQDWNFLFLIGALLALVAVNLLGKVKEKGEVEKDVVVRIMRSTVRNNLKDLFVIGSLMNGYSHIRDVFRRRFF